The sequence aagtgtagagaACCTATAAAGAAGGTGTTCGAGGTGTTAATGATTACAGTTTCCTAcacccaaaaaaaaaaggcacttgGAAACTGAAGAAAGCTGACACTTAGCAGTCTGGCTGACAAAAAGCCACAACAGAATCAGAAGGCAAAAGTCAACAGCTAGTGTGGCAGGAGGCTCACGGGACAACAGCGCAATGTAACATTGATCAAAGAAAGCAATTTCTTGCTTCGATCTCATGTTCGactttgaagagaaaaaaaaaacttcaagatACAGATTTGACATTTTAAAAGAAAGTCTATTTTAAGatggaaaaataagaaaaggaggCTTATCTACACCATGGAGCACCGCCAGTTGACCAATACTGTAAGATGGTTGAATGGGCCAAtgattaaaaatgtaaatcttaGGTTCATCGCAAAGGAAACTTGTAGTGTTAAGTATATTCAGCGCCAAGAATGGTTCCTCACTGTGTGacacccactgtcaaacatgATGGTTGAATAGTCTGGGGCTCATTTGCGGATTCAGATTCGACAAATAACCTGAACCAAAAATACTACCACACAGAAATTTGTAGTGCCATGAAATACCTTCTAGTAAACATCTAGTTCCCATTCTACAGCAAGAGGAGTCCCCAAAACATAGAGAGCTATCTTAGAAGAAATGAACATGATGGTAAGCTTCACGTTCTAGAAAGGCCGGTAAAAAGCTGGTTAGGGAAGTTTTGGACAGAATAGTGAGGGCATCTGTAGTTATCTACAGTGGGAACATCTACAATTGTATTGGGTAGAACTTCCGTAACAAGATTTGATTTCCATTGTAGAAATGAATTCCACAAGTGTGTTTGACTACTTTGAGCTAAAATATTTAGATTACATTTTGTTAAAGGTAACaattacatgtttttgttttatctctagttgtttttttaatttgattaatGCTTAAATAACAAAGTACATTGAGACATTAAACTGTGTAAGTTTTTGTTAAAACTGGAAAAATGGAAACTGGTAGTGTATGAAATAAGGGACTGAAACATTTTTATAATGAACCTGTAATGTAAAAATCAGCTTACCTTAAAAATCGCTCCCACACATCTCGAATACATCATGTATCGCAAAAAcacatgatgtattcaatgtaaaatattgacaCTCACCTTACCTCCATTCCAGTGCCAGAATCTTCCCAGCTTTGTGGGTGTTACTTTTCATGTAAAACCCACCTTCAGTCAAATCCTCCGCTCCTCCTCCggtcttctttgatttgcccttCTTGGGGATGCTTCCCCAAGCAAGGTAAACCTTAGTGATGTTAGGACGCTGGCTTCTTTGCCATCATGCTGGTGTCTGatcactccattcctatactTCCAATCCAGCACTAGCAGCATGAGCTTAGGGAGTTTCATGTTCAGTAGTTGCTATGCTTGGGAGAGTAGAAGGACCATCAGTGGGAGGTCTTATCTGCTCTCCATTGTCAGTGAAATCGTCGACACAGTCTATGCCAAAGACTTGACTCAGGTGTAGGAGAAAGACATTTTTAAATCAGGTTTTCTCCCaagctatacatttgctagcaacatATATAGATGAAATGTCATGCTCTTCCCAAAGAGCATGAGTATTTGGGGGGTGACATATGCTTTAACTGTCCTTTCTAATACGTACCTCCATAACAAGCTGATGAGCACGTGAGACCAAAGTCAGACCATTGGCGTGGTTAAAGGTTTCAGAAATATCTTGTCCAAATGTGTAGCCAGCACCTCTTGGAGAAATGCCCCAGCCACCACGATCATCTGGATCTGACCACAAAAGATCACACATCGGTCCCTGGGGAGaaggttaaaataaaaataacaaagtaaATTAATGCTGTGATAATTCTTTCACAAACTCCTTTTTAAATGGAGGAATAAGAGAGAGAAGCAAAGTAAACATGTCCAATTAAACTCTTTTGAAACTAGGTTTAATAACTGTTGGGCAAAGACTAGTAGTGCAATTAAAGAAACTAAAGAAAGATTTGACCTCCATTACACTCATGCGACTAGGATTTACAACTATTTTTGGCATGTACAGGTCGCATGGATGTACATTATGGTTACAATCCTCAAAGTTTCCAAAAACTTTATAACACTTGGCATGCAAAAGCATTTCATTCTAGTAAATCGGTATCCATTTATGCCACGCAGGTAAAACCAAGCCTAAttatgtttcttttgtttttagtgtattacaagtaactttttatatatagccattaggCAAGActggttttcttttaatttaaattaatgcaTTGAAAAATATGCCTAAATAAATACCAAAGTAGGAAAGCTGCTTCCCCAAACATCTTGATATTTTTTGGAACCGATTTACAGTTTCAATCATAAGAGTGATATGGTGGCACATTCTCTGACAAAACCAACCAATGAAGACTCGTGTTTGAAAGCAGTATCAATCTTATTCAGAAATGTACAGCTCATGCAGCatatctatagactgtaagctcgcttgagcagggtcctcttcaacctattgatcCTGTAAgtattcttgtaattgtcctatttatagttaaatcccagcTTTCATAATATTGatatagcgctacggaatctgttggcgctatataaatggcaataattcaATTAAAGCCATAAGTGTAAATTACATACCTCATGAGGGACTTCCTGTAAACGATCCAAAGCTCTGATATGATCCAGCGTATCTATAGATGGAGACAGACCTCCATGGAGGCAGAAGATCTAAAATAAAAGCAGAAGAACagtttgttaaaatgtttttaaaattggCAAATGTTTACTTTTCAGAGCTTTGGAAACTGAAATTCGACATACACCTAACTACTGTGCAGAAATGACAGGAGCATGTTATGGAGTAGGCAATTCGGTCAATAAAGAAAGCTACCCACAAATTAGAGAGGCACAGAAGTGCTCACTATGCAGAGGGGGAAAACTTGCTGCAAGGCATGGTCAAAAGTCACTGTATGTGCTTGTCCTAACATATCAGTAATTTACCGTTACTATTGCATGACCTAAattagctttaaagggacactatagtcacgcagaccaccagctcaatgaagtggtcttggtgccaggtcccccaggttttaacccttcagatgtaaacatagaagtttcagagaaactgctatgttcacattgcagggttaagaccgcCTCTAGTGcccgtcttcctgacagccgctagaggcacttctgcaacactggatgcgaaatttgcatctagcgtgcagaacgtccataggaaagcattgagaaatgctttcctatggactgtttgaatgcgcgcgtggctcattCTGAATAGAATAGCTAACAAACGAAGAAAACATTGTCTAAAAGATGAATGACCTTTATTTAATAGTATTACTCCTAACAGGCTACAAATTCAGTTGAACATTCCAATCTTGAATACATACCTGACCATCTACTAAAGCCGTTAATGGTAGGTAGTCAAATAGATCTGTGAAATATTTCCACACGTTAGCATTTCCATACTTCCGTAGGCACTCATCATAGAAACCGTAAACCTGGGTGATTTGTCGACTCTCATGGTTGCCCCTCAATATTGTAATACGTTCTGGATAACGTACCTGGGGAAAATATTTCAACATATTCAAGACTGTACATGTATAATTCAGCCTTTATGAAATGTTCACATTGGTTATCATAAAATGAAGTCAAAAGAGTTTAACATGTTAGAATTTTCTTCGGCAGAGATTTTACTgtgataaaatctatattttgtgTCCTACTAGTTCGTCGCAAGTAGTAATTTTTGCTTTCTTCCTCGACTTGGCTGCAGTCTATAATTAGTTGGGAATGTAAACCACATAAAAAGCAGGTGGTTTACTGAGAACCGAAGAGTGTGTTGgaaatttaaagaaatactactgtttacacatacaataaactataCAGAattttgttagtccaataaaaaaaaaaaaaaaaaaaaatacaatgtttttacatacacacacacacacacacacacacacacacacacacacacacacacacacacacacacacacacacacacaacaaatccAATAGAGATGACTGCACCTTCGGTCTTCATATAAAATCGATGTAGTTTATTAGatgtacattaaaaagaaaaaaagatcgacgtttcagccccactctgggctttcctcaggagaagatagatagatagatatagatatatagatatatacacacacacacatacatatacaccacaaaattataaacgcaatacttgtttttgcctccatttttcatcagctgaactcaaagatctaagactttctatgtacacaaaaaaaaactatttttctcaaatattgttcacaaatctgtctaaatctgtgttagtgagcacttcttctttgccgagataatccatccacctcacagttgtggcatatcaagatgctgattcgacagcatgattattgcaaaggtgtgccttaggctggccacaataaaaggccactctaaaatgtgcagttttactgtatttgggGGATCCAAAAACCAATCCGTATCCGGTGTGATCACCATTTGCCtcacatctccttcacatagagttgatcaggttgttggcctgtggaatgttggtccactcctcttcaatggctgtgcgaagttgctggatattggcagaacCTGGAACATGCAGTCGTATACGCCGATTCAAAGCattccaaacatgctcaatgggtaacatgtccggtgagtatgctggccatgcaagaactgggatgttctCAGcatccaggaattgtgtacagatcaatgcaacatggggccgtgcattatcatgttgCAACAATAGGTGATGgtggtggatgaatggcacaacaatgggccacaggatctcgtcacggtatctctgtgcattcaaaatgacatcaataaaatgcacctgtgtttgttGTGCATAACATAcccctgcccataccataaccgaGACCATGGGCCACTCAACCCACAACGCAGACATCAGCAAACCACTCACCCACACAGCGCCATACACGCcgtctgtacagtgaaaaccatgATTCATCTGTGAAAAGAACACCTCTCCTAAGTGCAGGCGCCATCGAatttgagcatttgcccactcaagtcggttacgatgacaacggcagtcaggtcgagaccccgatgacgATGactagcatgcagatgagcttccccgagactgtttctgacagtttgtgcagaaattctttggttatgcaaaccgattgttgcagcagctgtctggatggctggtctcagacgatcttggaggtgaagatgctgaatgtcctgggctggtgtggttacacgtggtctgcagttgtgaagcaggttggatgtactgccaaattatcTGAAACAACTTTTGAAGactgcttatggtagagaaattaacattcaattcaagggcaacagctctggtggacattcctgcagtcaacatgcctccctcaaaacttgcgacatctgtggcattgtgcgttgataaaactgcacattttagagtggcacaactgtgcaataatcatcctgtctaatcagcatcttgatatgccacacctgtgaggtggatggattatctcggcaaagtagAAGTGCTCaccaacacagatttagacagatttgtgaatatttgagagaaataggccttttgtgtacatagaaacagtcagttcagctcatgaaaaatgggggaaaaaacaaaaaagtgttgcatttataattttgttcggtgtatatgtatatacatacacacaaaagtTGGAATGGGTCTGCACTCACAGTTTTTATCCAAGACTCACGTTTCCAGGATTCCACGTTTCAGTCCACAgttaggactttcatcaggatatatcGTGAGTGCAGACCCATTCCAACTTTTTTGTATATCTACATGTGGCCCTCTGGGACTGGCACCCGGTAATATAAACAGATAGTTGAGCCTGCGTGCAAGGACACCATTCtatgatagacacacatacacacattttatatGCATTATCTCTGTAAGGAAAACCTTGTCTCTTAGACAATTTTCAGAATTGCTGTGATGGTGCACAAATTCTCTGCAATGTCAACTACTGCATCAAATCATTTTACAGTGACAAGCCTTATTTTAGCTCAGCTGTAGTGTGATGCATATCTAGAATTATAGAATCTAGTTTTAGACTTTATTACAACCCTCCCTTATGAGAAGGGGGGAACCCTGTTCCAACAAACCATGTTTTCCAAGCCACAGAAGCAAATCCACGTTTTGGTACAACATGCAAGGCAGTTTAAGGAATGAACTTCTAACCAATATAACTTCACCAATTGACTGTCTATAGGAGTATCATCAataatataaatttatatttacataacCTGCTATACACTATAGTGTATTGAAAATAAGCAATCCTTAAGCAATCTAGTGTTTAATATATGGTCACTGCTACGGCAGTTCTATTTTCGGCTGTGATGTCCCAGTTTTATTTGTTGATTAGTGGGAGTATTCGCACCCCGCCACTAGTGCTTAGTTGTCATTTGCTGCACTGCAGAGGATTATTTCCACCACATCCTATCTGGTTAGGGGGTTATTTTTCCATTCTATGTGCTGCATGTAAGGGTAGTTGTAGGCTGCCAAAAGTGCATCAATGTGTGTAAAAGATGGGGAGCCcatttcttctttttaaaaatgtaaattgtagAAGTTTGGGAAAAAAGTGTTATCCTATAAATTTGAAAGTACGGGTTTGATCTTTGATTAAAGGACGGGTCCTTTGTACCTTTAACGCTACAAGAAGAGTCACTGTTTCAACAGAGTAATAGCCTCTATCCACGTAATCTCCCATGAACAGATAGTTGGTATCTGGAGACTTTCCCCCAATTCTGAAGAGTTCCATGAGATCGTGGAATTGGCCGTGGACATCTCCGCAGACAGTGACAGGGCAGCGGACATCTTGCACATTGGACTCCTTGGTGAGGATTTCTTTAGCCTgcataaaaccaaataaaaatagaCATTTAAAATCCATAAGAGAGCACATCTATAACTACACTGACCACATGTAAACCGTACAACTCTACACATCTTCGCTGGTTATATATAAAAAGCAACTAGCTGCTACCACAAAAGTAACAGTAGATACAATGCATCTCCTTGCTGATTTAAATAGGTTATATGGTTCAGCAAAGATATTTAGCTTTTCTAAAGCTTTGAGGTCTAAAACACCACAAAATGTAAATTCTAAAATAATTTAGCAGCCTAAATAGTACTGTGTCAACCCTGTAGTCCTGGACTATCCAGCTGGCAGTCCATACGTCATGATCGGTCATACAATCACTACCTGGGtctaccaaaaataaataaaggaaccaCAATATAATGAATCTGCTGGGGCAGCATATCACAGGCAGTACTTTTGGGGAGATTCATTCCTGAAAGTAGTTCAGCTTGCTGAAGCGTTTTAAGGGTCAAATTCATGTCCCTGCAGGTTTATTTTAGAAAAGTGTTGATTTCATGAGAATACATTGCCTTGGTGACACCTCCCAGCTGTCCAGCAGACAACTGGGAGAGTTTGCAGCCTCACCTGTTTTGAACTGCAGTTCAAAGCAGAAAAGTTATTTTCTTATTGGTTTCAATGTATCTCAATGACAATCATCTGATTGGACACAATACATCAGTAATTAATAACAGGATGCAACTAAGAGCTGCATTGAGGAGACTTTCCaggccctgggaaaaaaaaaaaaaaaaaacacaaacgagtctgacattaaccccttcagtgctgaAATGTGGATTCCAGTAATCCAAAGTGTTTAATAGATAAAACAGAAGtgtaatacatatatacagattataaatgtgaataataataatatattactaTATAACGTTCTGGGATTGTGTGTTTGAGGAGTAAAATGCCATCTTGGAATTACATCATATCGGCTAACAACATAATACTGTCCTGCACATCAAACAACTTTGCAGGCATGACCATCAGTCTCTACTATTAACTCAGAAGAGGTTTATCTAGGGTGACTTTCAGAACGAAAGGGAGAGCTTAAATTTGTGGCTTTTGCTAGAGAAAACCTTGAAACTGGTATAAACAGGAAATTTAGAAAATGACAAGTCTTCTAGGATCTCTGTCCTCGAGTCTAACAGATGGGCTCAACAGCTTATGAACCAGCTGCAGCACAGTGTTGAGTGCAGATTTTTTTGCGTGTTCATCGATCTCATGTGGTAGTTAAGGAAGGCgaaaatctttaaatgattttCTCTACAAGACATTTAATCTGATGTCAGCTGTCATTGGGGTTGGGGTGTTTGCAGATTTACACAAGGAAGGCTGAAAACTTCACCAGTGGATGTTCCTTCCATTGAACACTGTAGGACTAACTAGAGTTCAGGGCCCACAAGATGTTACAGATGGTCCATCAATCAGTGGGTAAAAGGAAGGCTAAAGCTTTTTGCTCATCTAAATCATCAAGGTGAAACCAAGATTTGAAGATGAACATCCTCAATCTATTTAATGTAATGGGTGCAGAGGAATTGGAAGGCCTGGTAGCTGTCCATCTACCTCACCTGCAGATTTCCCAAGACAAATCCAGCTAGACCAAGGGAGGTATGACTGTCTCTTTCAGAAACAGGTTTTTGGAAGCTCACTGTCAAGTGGGGACATCTACAAATGGATTTAATTGTCATCTACAGGAACAGGAAGGTCAAGAAATACTTTTCAGGGAATCATGACCAACACTATGTGAAGGAAAGCTACTATAGATGTGAATTCAGTGTAGGTATGTCTTTTCCCCCTCCTTTCCTCACCTAGTTCCAATGTAGAAATGAATGAGACAATAGAAAATCAGAATCCTTTTGATGTTCCCGAATAGCCTTGGTTTTCATTGATTCTCAGCAATTGCAAAAGAAAACCTGTGGGAGCTTCCTAAACTCCATCTTCTCTCTCACAGGTCACAGTTCTTCTTCCAGACTGGTGAAACAGACTGAAAAATGTGATTTTTGATGCTTCAAACACTCTACATCCTCTACCCATTACAGTATTCACAAGATTCAGTCCCAATTCACAAGACTTGGGATTTTCTAACATCATGACTTGAGAAAAGGCGGAGCCTTAACACAATCAAGGTTTAAGCTTTATCAACCTAATTATAAAAGAGCATTGAATCCAAAGGTGGTTAAATACCTCACAGCAAAACTATTTTAGCTTAGTTATTTTGGTGTAGAGATCATACCATGCACTCTAACTGCTCAActgtctgccatttaagagttaaatca comes from Pelobates fuscus isolate aPelFus1 chromosome 5, aPelFus1.pri, whole genome shotgun sequence and encodes:
- the PPP2CB gene encoding serine/threonine-protein phosphatase 2A catalytic subunit beta isoform; protein product: MEDKTFTKELDQWIEQLNDCKQLNESQVRTLCEKAKEILTKESNVQDVRCPVTVCGDVHGQFHDLMELFRIGGKSPDTNYLFMGDYVDRGYYSVETVTLLVALKVRYPERITILRGNHESRQITQVYGFYDECLRKYGNANVWKYFTDLFDYLPLTALVDGQIFCLHGGLSPSIDTLDHIRALDRLQEVPHEGPMCDLLWSDPDDRGGWGISPRGAGYTFGQDISETFNHANGLTLVSRAHQLVMEGYNWCHDRNVVTIFSAPNYCYRCGNQAAIMELDDTLKYSFLQFDPAPRRGEPHVTRRTPDYFL